In Megalops cyprinoides isolate fMegCyp1 chromosome 12, fMegCyp1.pri, whole genome shotgun sequence, the sequence CCTCAGAATGCTGGCCTGCCATCCGTAGACCTAAGAtctccatttacatttagctgccctgttcagccaatcacagacctCATTTGTGTATGTGCCGTGTAAATTTGACAATTGCAAATGGAGCAGGTTCCTCATACCTGGAGGGCAGGAATAGTctacaccagtgtttctcaatcctactcctggaggtcccctgtcctgcatatcttctatctatccttgctgcttgattaaagCAGGTGTactcagctaatcaaaagtgccactgatgagttcagtcaggtaggtagagcagggaaagatggaaaacgtgcagagcagggggccttcaggagtaggattgagaaacactggtctacaCCTTAAATGTACCCTCTTATCCTTATACAGAtatgtcagtgctgtgatgtcTTTGTTGTTATCCCTGGCGTTATTAAGGTCTGGAAGTTCCTTTAAATCCCTGACTGTTTGTATGCCTGCAATATGATATCGGTTTGATTCTCTGAttgtctgtccatctgtttgTACAGGTGGCATTCCAGCACTTCCAGGAGCTGGACGAGCACATCAGCTACGTTGCTACGAAGGTGTGCCACCTCGGCGACCAGCTGGAAGGTGTGAACACGCCGCGGCAAAGGGCGGTGGAGGCCCAGCGCCTCATGACCTACTTCAACGAGTTCCTGGATGGGGAGCTGCGCAGCGACGTCTTCAACAACCCAGACAAGGTGAGCTGTGCCTGCCACGCCTGTTCAGCACTCGCACTTGCATTTCTTACACCCCGAATGCAACTGAGTCAGTGCCATCGGCCCACAAGGCACTGCCGAAAGACATCCCTGGGTTGTGGCATAGCCCTGTGTCCATTACACTGCTTTCGCCTCCCCATTATGACAATATGACCATTCTGTTGTCATTACTGAACCAGGCTTTTGCTACAGACGTGCCTTAAGACAAACGAGCAGGTTTGAATGCTGTGCTACTTTTGAACAATGaggaaacagtgtttctgaaactTTACGGTCCCACGGTCCAGCTTGCCATCTTCATAATCTGCCGGGAGCTTAATGCTACTCATCTTCTACAACAGCTTTGCTCTTGATAAATGAAGGCTGTGCAGTGGATTTGGGGGTGATATCAGGCTTTCGTGCTTCCATGGATTGGGGCTCCAGAGatttaaaaatggaacagaTGCATTTCTGTGGGGAACTGAGGCCCCCCGTCTTAATAGGGTAATCATTCTAAGCTCCATTTTTGAGGGGAACCCAGTATGTGAAAAGCAGCACATGAACTGATAACATTTGATTTACTGGAACATGAGCTTTTGCTGAAACCTATTGACATATATAATTAATTGATATGAATTTACtattatattcaaaatgttaaaacaatttCTGTAGTGTCATCAGGCTTACATTAAATGGTGAGCGGGAGGAAAACCATTTTATTAAAAGCTGGTAGCAGTCACTAGCTTGGTGGGTTTAGAGCTACGTTTTGCTTGTCATAAACTGGCAAGATGGACCCCAGTGACCCAGGTGCTGGaagttgagaaacactgcagatgCTTAGCTTAGAGAAAATAACCTTCTCCTAAGTAAAGGCACCATGTATAATGCAGCACATGGCCTTGGGTAGTGAAGGCCCAGCTGAATGGGGAGAGTAACCCCACGCGGGAGCATAAAGCTAGGCATTCCTTTGTCCTCTGTGGTGCATGTCTGAATGAAGGCGGGAAAAGTCTATGGTGGACATTGCGGGGCGCGGCGACGAAGGCCGGCACCGGGTGTCCGGAGGTGTGTGGGAATGTcggctggttttttttttttcattttttcacgAGCATACCTCGAGCTGAGGAGGGAAGCTGTGAGTCAATAGCTTGAGGGGGAGGCTCTGCTAATCCTTCTGAAAGGGAGGGCTGGCCCGCCAGCATGGAGACAAGTGCTGCTAAACCCTGACTGCAGGGAGACGGCTACATTACTTACATGGGATTTAGCTAATCTTAGCTAGAGGACAGATACTTAGAAAGCCTCGCAGAGCAAAAAGGCAGCATCCACCTCACGGGAGCGGGGTAATGATGTTAGCCGAGGCAGGCATATGCGGCAGCAGAATAGATGCGGACGGCAGGGCCGACGTACATTTTGGGCGatcgggttggggggggggggggggctctcaaCAAGGCCCTTCAGGAAGATATCCCAGCCCGGACAGATTATCGAAGGATATTAAGAGTCTTGTGGGATTACACCCCATTCAGAACAGGCAGGCAATAAAGAGTTGGATGCGCTGCAAACTCGGTGGTGCTGATATTCAGGTGTGTCGAGCTGGCAGTTATCATCCAGGCGGCGGGCATGTGGTGGGTGATTTAATTAAAGCTGATCCTCCAGAGTGGAGGTGCTGCTGGCCTCTCCTGTCTAAACGGCTGCCTCACGGGGTCTTCtcggctctccctctcctccgtAGATTAAAGAAGCTGCTGACATTATTCAGAAGCTGCACCTCATCGCCCAGGAGCTGCCGTTTGACAGGTGAGTTACCCAGAATTCCACTCTGCACAAGGCTGCCAAAAGTGTAGgcacagaggctgctgggaaggtTCTGAAGGGCTCCATCAGCCTCCAAATTTTGGATAAAATAACAGCCACACGCCTAGACCTCATACCCCAACAAAACCATTAAACTAAATAGCCATACCATCATAAATGTGAAGCTGAACGCAATGCGTTTGACCTTTTCAGTGTAGCTTACTTTACATCCACGACTTCTCATTGCGAATCCCGATCAGGAAGTCCGAATAGTTGTGTGTTTCTTGGACACTCATCCTAATggctctctgtctttgtctcttgGCAGGTTTGCTGATGTCAAAGCCAAGATTGCCAGTGAGTATTTGCTTTCGAAGACTTGGAAGGAAGTCAGCCTTTGATACAACACTGTTCAGGGGTTCTGTAATTTTTCTAGAAAGGAAATGCAACTGTAGCAGCTGCACAGATATGTCAGATATTATCAAGACCTGATATCAAACAGCCCCAAACCATTGTATTTACCTAATAGTAGACCAGCCAACATGAGCTATTATTAAACAGCATCATCTTTTAATAGGTATTTTTCATACTAGATCAAACAGTCATAGGGTGACACACAAGACCAAGGTGGATAGCATTTTTGATTTGGAATTTTCAAAGGTCATGGATTTAGACCATATGCATTGCATAGATCAACAAAACTTGCTATTTTCATGAACACATACCTAGATGGAGTGCTATACATATAACAagcatatttgttttcattttgcccAAGGATAATGTTTGTTATATAGTctaggtgtgtgtctgttttgggtatatttgacctttgaccccttgCAAATTACCTTAAAATTCCAATTCCAAAAATTTTATCTAGCCTGACCTTGTTTTCTGCATAATGACTGTTTGATCTGGCATAGATACCATCTATTAACAGACTCAGAAAGCCATTTTCACCTTTGGCTGGTTTAATATAAATGAGACTGAGACTGTCTGCTGCATGACTGTCATATTAGTTCATCGTAGTGAAGTTTTGCTTAATTTAATGAACCAGTTGTTGTCACATTCTTATAACATTAAATCACAACGGCCACTATAAAGTTGCTGACAAATGATCACAGGGCTTTCTTTAACtctgaccgtgtgtgtgtgtgtgtgtgtgtgtgtgtgtgtgtgtgtgtgtgtgtgtgtgtgtgtgtgtgtgtgtgtgtgtgtgctcggcCAGGTAAATACCATGATCTGGAGCGTCAGCTGATCCAGGAGTTCACGGCCGCTCAGCGCAGGGGCGAGATCGGCCGCATGCGGGAGGTGGCCGCAGTCCTGCTGCACTTCAAGGTGACTGACAAACACAGAGGAGACCCTGTAAACACACACTTCTCAATCCAGCCAACTGCCATCCAACCAAAGGCCAATGTCACCTTGGTGCATAGCACACAGGAGTGCAGGGAGAGTACATACATTACTGGTATGGAAATCAGTGACATTTACCCTTTTATGGGCAACTCATGAGGTCAGCCATTTTGGATCCAGTCAAAATGTTGgttcatgttaaaatgtattgccTGAATCCACAAAAAAGCTGCTGTGATTGAAAAATGACAGGTATCTCTTCCAGGGTGCCATttttgaaagtgtgtttttatgcaAATTAATCTGGGCCTTCAACCAATCGAGATTGTCGCATAAAAGTCAGTGACACAGTTTGGGGAGTAAAGATTGTGACCAGACTCTCTCTGTTGTGACTCCTCCAGGGCTATGCACATTGTGTGGATGTCTACATCAAACAGTGCCAGGAGGTGAGTCTGCTGGTTTTCATTGGAGCACTCTTTGTTTGTAATGACAGATCTGCCTCTGTGTAGCTTGTTTTTGGGTGCTTGTATATTCTGTAGtcttttcagcatttttctttgCCACCATGTACTGCCAGGATGAGGGTGGCACTGGCTGAATTGactgtgttgttgctgttccGCTATGACGTGGCATGTCTGTGCCCAGGGGGCCTACGCACGGGCAGACGTGTTTGAAGACACCGCCCTCCTGTGCCAGCGCGTCAACAAGCAGGTGGGCGAGGTCTTCTGCAGCCCGGAGACCGTCATGGCAAAGCTCATCCAGAACATTTTCGAGAACAAGCTGCAGGTAAGCCAGCCACAGGAACAGACTTACTTAGGGTGCGAAGAAGGGAACACCGTGGTGCTTTTGTGTTGGTGCGTTCCAGACTGTTTTCgctctgtttctgctttcaAAAATGTTGGACTGCATCTCCCAGAATCCCTTGCTTCACTGCTCTGAAGGCCTGCACAGGAAGGGGAAACTTCCTTTTGCTGAAAATGCCACGTTTGTGAATGATACAGAGTGACAGTATGAATTGCCAACTGTATTACCTGAAAGTATATTCAGTAGCTATTGTTAGGGCCTGGTGGTTCTTGCAGCCTGGTTTTAAACGTGTAATTACTTTAAAATTCACTAGATGTGTTTGTGAATTGTTAAGCAGATCACCTAAGAGGGTATGTAGCAGTTTTAAGGGGTACTTGTGTAAGCAGTAGGAATTTGATGCATTCCCTTACATCATTGCTTTATTAGTGGGGTTAGCTTGAGGTGATAATGCAGGAAGCCACTAAACACTTACATAGAGTAATTCACATATTTGCTAGTTTTTGTCGTAGCTGAGCTCTTCGATAATTCGTTTTGATTGAATCATTAGTTTAACATTAATCAGGATTTAACCTCACATAAGTACTTTGTTAGTTTGATATGTTACTTTGGTACATATATTAGTTACAGATATTTGATATGAGAAACACTAggttataatataatatgaaatacCTCAATAAAATTTGCTTTGTATGTACAACTCCTTTCTGAGGAAGTAAGTAAGCTGTGAGTAGAAATTAATGATAAACTGAGAtcattaattgcattttaatgtgtgtgtgtgtgtatgtatatatatatatatatatatatatatatatatatatatatatatatatatatatatatatatatatatatataatatgtgtgtgtgtaacatacCATGGCTTTCATAGAAAGTTTATTTGCAGGGCAAGTTAAGTGAATTTTCACCTCTGAATTCATagcagtggcagtgtggggTTAAGTGCTTGGCTAATgtaggactcgtaactgaagTGCTCCCGgttcaatttcccactggggcactgctgttgtacccttggctgtataaatggataaaagctgtataaatggataaaattgtaacctatgtaagtcactctggataagagcatttgatAACTGACAGTAAAGTACTGACAGTAaactgacagtaatgtaatataagtgCTGCCAACTGAAGTCCTGTGTTTGCAGACCCATGTGAGGGACAAACTTGAGGAGACCCGGCGGTCCGATGCAGAGCAGTACCTCAAGAACCTGTACGACCTCTACACCAGGTAAGACAGTGGATGCCCATTCCTTTTGACCTTCACCCATCCCTGGAACTGAGGTGACACCTCCCCCGACTGTGTGTCTCCAGGACGACGACCCTGGCCACCAAGCTAATGGAGTTCAACCTGGGCTCGGACAAGCACACCTTCCTGTCCAAACTGATCAAGAACATCTTCTCGTCCCACCTGGAGAGCTACATGGACATGGAGCGGGAATACCTGCGCACACGCAGCTCCATGATCCTGCAGCGCTACTACGACTCCAAGAACCACCAGAAGCGCCCGCTCGGCACCGGCAGGTAAGGGCTGCTCGCTGCCACCCTGTCCTCTCCACCTGACGGCCTGGCCAGCCACTCCCACACGCATCCCATAATTAGACCAAACCCTCTGTGCTCCCTCATGGGTCTACCCGCACGTATCAAGGCAGTGCACTGCTAAAGTAGTTCAGTTTCAAATCACCTTTAATTCGTCAAATGATTTTGACCTGGAGTCAGTGATAATTTTTTATGTGTAGTAGTGTGTTGGGTTCTGGTATGCACTTGAGGTAAAACAAATACTTTAATCAAATTGAGGAGGCTGCTCCAGCCTAGAGGGACAGGCATGTGCAATTTTTGGAGCAACTTGCCATTAATTTGACTGCAGGAATATAAAAACCAAATATGGGGGCACGTTAGATGAATATTATTGTGTTACATCTGCAACACAGGTCAGCTAACCCACTTTCCTCTTAAGGCCTTAACTGTTACAGTCTGCCAAAGCCAGCAGTCAGGGTCCTCACAGCTGGCCCCATGTGGAAGGCTTGACTGCTATTTTTAAACTTGTGATGGCTGTTGTGCTGGTCTCCCAGCATAGAGAAGAGTCAGTGACATTTTTCCCTATTTGCTCTGAGTCTGTATTTAGTCCAAATGCCCCTTTCTGAGTCTTGCATATTATATTATCGTTATGACAAATCCAGATTGAAGCTAAAAATAGAAGAAACAGGAACTGAAATAGCTCAGTGCTAGTGTATATCCACTGTGAGCTAAACCTTGCTGGTGTAACGCTCAGGTGTCAGTTTGCAGAgggtctgtctgtccgtcctcACTGCAGGCACCAGTAACCCTTTTGTCATCTGTCTGTCCAGCATCCAGGAGCTGAAGGAACGCATCCGACAGCGCACCAACCTGCCGCTGGGGCCCAGCATCGACACCCACGGGGAGACCTTCCTCTCCCAGGAGGTGGTGGTCAACCTGCTGCAGGAGACGCGCCACGCCTTTGAACGTTGCCACAGGGTAACTCAGAATCCCCTGTACATTTCACCCCAGAGCTGTACTTCTGTTCCTTGGTGTTTCTCGGTGTTGCCTTGTCGTGGCACTCATTTCAGGTCACTCATTGTGAGTGGCATTTCAGTGGAGGAAAATGCTGACAACACCATTAGACATTTACCATTCATCAGCTCTCAGTGTGAGCGTACACTTCCTGTGGATCCTGTTACATTGTAGGCTGGAAGTTAGTCAGAATCCTGTGAGGTTTTTGTGACTGTAATCAgaccccctccctcttcttcGCCTCCCCACAGCTATCAGACCCCTCTGACCTGCCCAAGAATGCCTTCTCCAtcttcctgctgctggtggagcACCTGTGTGTAGACCACATTGACTATGCGCTGGAGATCGGCCTGTCAGGTAGGCATACCTGTTACCTGGCCCAGTGGGATCCAGTTTCCTTTGCCATTGGTGCACATAGACTAATGTGACAGAGGTAGGAATAAAGCGTTAAATGACCGTGTATCAGTACTTGTCGAGACTATTACAGAGAGGTAACGCTAACCATTGCATATGTCCTGCCTGTCTACTTTACTGAAAGAGTTCCCTTTGCCGTGAGCCAGGGTGGTGAGTAGCCAATGAAATTATCTGTATGTCCCTGCTCTGTATAATCTGGCACAGAGGGGGtggctgctgtcactgtgtctcAGCAGAAAATGGCAGAGAGGGTGGTGTAGCAGGAGATGTCATTGTAAACGGTAACTGCAGTGTCATTGAGATGGCTCTTTCCCTGACAGCTATCCCCTCAGCCGACGCGAAGAATGCCAACCTCTACTTCCTGGATGTGGTGCAGCAGGCCAACACCATCTTCCACCTCTTTGACAAGCAGTTCAATGACCACCTCATGCCACTCATCAGGTAAGCTTGAAGTGAAACCCTACAGCCAGGTCCCATGGCACTGTGCCCCCTGCACATCCCTGCATATCCATGCCACTACTAAGGGTTCTGCTCTCCAGTTAGCACCACAGTCACAGTACTCTCACAGGAACAAATATCCCCTCTCAAATTCTCTCAGTATTCTCCCCTAACCTCTCTGGCTTTGTGTCTCCCTTCAGCTCCTCCCCCAAGCTCACCGAGTGCCTGCACAAGAAAAAGGAGGTGATCGAGCAGATGGAGGTCAAGCTGGACACTGGTATTGACAGGTGGGCGGCAGACATTgacctgctcctctctcagcaGCAGTAGTCTCTCTCTCCAAGCTCTGCTTAGATGGAGCATGTAGACACCACACTGGGGCTTTGATGCCGTTTGTAGTTACGTGGACTATGATGAGGCAGTACGTGAATCATCCCACATAAGGGCATCCACTAAGCCACTACGtattgtgtgtgagggtgaggcGATGAGATTTGTCAGTGCCTGTGTTTCATTGCATTGACCTGGGTCACTTCCTCTTGCATGCGTTTTTTTGTGGCTTCTCTGAGTGCAGTTTCCTTTGCCCTCCTCTGCAGGACTCTGAACTGCATGGTGGGCCAGATGAAGCACATCCTGGCCACTGAGCAGAAGAAGACCGACTTCAAGCCGGAGGACGAGAACAACGTGATGATCCAGTATACCAATGTACGGGCCAGCCCACCCCGCCCCGCTTTAGACAGGCGACCCAGCCGCGCCGCATTGACCCCACCctgtcctctgtctcccctccccttccccaggCCTGCTCCAAGGTGTGCGCCTACGTCAGCAAGCAGGTGGAGAAGGTGCGGCAGTCGATGGACGGGAAGAACGTGGACACGGTGCTGACAGAGCTGGGCGTGCGCTTCCACCGCCTCATCCACGAGCACCTGCAGCAGTTCAGCTACAGCTCCATGGGCGGCATGCTGGCCATCTGCGACGTGGCCGAGTACCGGCGCTGTGCCAAGGACTTCCGggtgaggggtcaggggtcaggggtcaggacacataatgcattacattacatgattaaattacattatcgagagcaacttgcataggttacaattttatcccatttatacagctggatagttactgtggcaattgtgggttaagtaccttgctcagggtacaacagcagcactccAGCGAGCTGGCCcggaaccagcaacctttcggttacaagccctgcatcTATACTGCTGCATGCTGAATAGGAGGGGTTTGGGATGATGGGGTTGAGGGGTGTTGCATATTCATGCTCACTGCCTCTACAGGTCAGGAGGGCTGTTTCATAGTTTTGGTCCATTCTCAGGATTGGATATATGGGGACATGACTAAGCTTTCGTTCAGTTCCTTTAATCGTATCAGAGTTGCTCACAGCTGCCTGTCTCCCCCTCCAGGTCCCCCTGGTACTGCAGCTCTTCGACACCCTCCATGCTCTGTGTAACCTCCTGGTGGTTGCCCCTGATAACCTGAAGCAGGTGTGCTCAGGGGAGCAGCTCACCAACCTGGACCGTAACCTGCTGCACGCCTTCGTCCAGCTGAGGGCTGACTACCGCTCTTCCAGGCTGGGCCGCCACTTCAGCTAACGACCTCCAGAGGTCGCCGTAACTTCCCTGTAGCCAACAACACTACTGCCCAATCACACCGCACCTACCATATCTCTCTATCTACCTTCTATAATCAACAGCCTCATCCCCAGGAAGTTCAACAAATTCCAGCgtcccttccccccccccacccccccgcaccccTGACAAAGCACAGCCCATCAGATGCGATCTCTGGTTCCTGAGCTTCGCACCACGCCTTGCATCTCAGAGAGGACATTGAGCCCCTTCTCCtgcccactgacacacagaggaactCATCTTCATGAATTTTGGAGACCTATGCCAGGTCTGGATTTGTGCACTTTTTAAAGATACTCAAACCCGCAATGACTAGAGTGTCTTTGCTAATTTCTGTTTATTGGGTCTAATTTAAATCTTCCAGTTCTAACCCCTCTAACATTGACAGATGCCATGCAAGACCGTTTTGTTTGTTCCCTATACCAGTTGTTTTTACATAGCCATAGTATTAGATGGGCGAGAAAGTCTGAACTGTTGAAGTGTTAGGATCTcacttttggtttttttgtttttatcgtGCCAAATGTAAGTGCTGTGTCTCCATTGACCCCAAGGGAATGTAATCAGTGTGAAGCTGCTGTAAAGGAGCCGGCAGCTCAGCCTGGGTTAAGGTGGCCAaagcactgcatgctgggatgggTGGTGGCTAACCCTAACGGAGGGCAGCCATAGGCCAGCCCTGGGAACAAGACTGGAATGAAACGTCGccaccccaccctctcccacagCGATCTTGGACCAGAGCGAGCTGCATACAGCACAGATAGGTACACGGCAATGCCCCGCCCTGCAACCACTAGGAAGGGTCAGGGGTAGCAGCAAGAGTGCAAGGTGTCTGCACTAGCCGGGTGTACGCTAAGGGGTCGTGTCTAAAGTGCAGCGGTCTCTGCTCTGGTTGGGCATACGCTAAGGGGTCATGTCTAAAGTGCGGCAGTCTCTGCACTACTCTAGCACATGCTCAGGTGACTGGTGAAAGCCCCAGTAAGtcagtgaaaacacagcatCATCTTCTGCAAAAGCAGAGGGTGGTGGAGATGGACTTTGAGACTTGCACATGAGCGCACAGAGGATGTTGTCTGCTTTTTGATTGTGGAAAAAGAATGACCTTGTCTTTGGACTCATTGCAGCATCCCTTTCATCCAGTTAAAGAACCTTTGTTAATGAGTTAACCCTTTCTTGGCAGGGCTCTGTACAGTAATAGTAATGGCTGTCCGGTTGACAGTCTCCTGATCTGGGCAGTGTGGTGTTTTGCTTCTGTTGAGTCAGGCAGGCCGAGGCAGTCCAAGccttcaccccaccccccaagctGTTGCCTCTGTACAGCTCCTCACctttattaatgattaataaaagAAATAGTTATGTTGTATTGAAGCCTGTTGTTCTTTCATCCTGACTCATCAGCAGTGTGGATCTTAAGGTAAGGTTTTCTACTTTGAGTTTGTAGGCCCATGGAACAGGTTGtagtcttttcattttgttttttttaggttatatctatttgtgtttttatgaataAGGCTGTATAGTTGGAGTGATAATGAATAGAGTCCCCTACCTGCTCCCCATATTGCACAACCAAAACTACCCACTAAAATCCACTCACTCAGAGGTAATCACAGAAAAGGCAAGTAACATGTataaacatggaacaaaatacaaaataggtGAAAAGAACCAGATTACAAACTTAACAGGAAGCCTGATGAAGATAACAAagaagtttttattttttaaactggtAAGGAAAGCTGCCGAACATGAAtgtattaaaaagaaacagcatttatatttttttgcatggaaGACTCGATTTCATGAGGGTAACTTTCAGGGCTTACATTTTCCACCTTTATTTATGTTTACTTCCTTAGAAAAGGACTTGGCTCACCTACCAGAGCAAATCCAAGTTAGACCTGTGGAGTTgaacagaaaagacaaaaaccaGCCAGTTTGTGAAAAGACTGCAGTTGTAGAGGActggagagagagctgaaagGTAGAACATGGAGTGTAGTGTTCTGTAGAAGGTACACAGGGTGCTAGGCAAAGTCAAACAATGCAATTAATTAggctaatattaatattattaatgcCTCGGAAATTCAATTCTCTCATCCCTAATCACAACTGGATAGCTTGTAAAAACTATTTTCTTAGGCCCGGGCGCAAACACCGACGCTTTCCAAACATTTGAAAACTATTTGTTTTTGCGGCGATTAAAGCGAGAATCCTTGGAGCCGGGCGGGGGGAGGTGGGGCCTCGCCAGGGCCGATAAGTGAGAACCCGACGCGGCTTGCCCCCAGGGGCCCCGCCGAATGGGCAGGCAGGAGGGGCGCGGAGATTGTTTTGGGGTGTGTTTGAGCAGGTGGAGGGGATTAGCAGCACTGTCAATACTGGGGCGCTGGATAAGGCCCCGCGCTCTCGCTCTCCCAGCCGCTTCCAAAATGCGTGTCTCCtatagatatacacacacacagcgaggCTGGGGAGTGTGGGATCACCGGTGGAGTGCTGAAGCGGCTGCTGATGTTTCTTGTTTGGTAAAAACCCtggaagagggaggggtgaggtgCTTTTCCAGCACGGTCAGGACCGTTTCTGGGGGTTTCCTGCAAGAATTGCAAAGCCATCTCCTCACACAAACGGccagacaaagacagaggacagacaACAGTATAGACCTGTACCTCAGTCTTGTATGCTCAATTTGTACCCTGAAGTGTAGCAGATGTCAGTCTTTTAATGTGCCTGATACTTATACTGGCTAGATATTGTCTAGAAGTGGTTGGAGTAAACAATGAGCTGATCAAGTATGCCTCATTGGCCAGTGTGTTCTATGGTGGTACAAAACACTTTTAACCTGTCAGTAAACTAGACTACAGTTTTATAATAGGGGAATATTTTCAGCAGTAGTAACCTTTGTGTGGCTTTAATCCACTGAAGATGAAAGTGCTTCTGAGTGGTATACCAATGTGataatttattacataaatttAACATACTTCTTTATCAGTATTATTTTCCTGGCAGATTCTCCCATGCAATGTCATGTACAGTACACCAGAAGATGCAAAGCAGGATAAAAATAGTAGGTGAGCACAGGTACAACCACTATAATGATCTTAGCCCTAAGAGTAACCTATAAATACAGAGCTGGAGTGAAAGGTAAGAGCTTCCATTTCTGATGCAATTTACCAAGTGCAACAAATCCAATATATAAAGCATTCACTTTCTGCCTGTGGTAAAGTGGGTTCTGTGTGAGGCAGTAAGGAAAAGCAGCCTTAAATattatgtacattatttattatgttaaaACCAATCAGCTATTT encodes:
- the exoc5 gene encoding exocyst complex component 5, with translation MASAQLFEEPFDADEYIERLAWRTPGGGSKGGAEAFDPKRLLEEFEKHIEELKQLDERIQRRVEKLEQQCHREAKEFARKVQDLQRSNQVAFQHFQELDEHISYVATKVCHLGDQLEGVNTPRQRAVEAQRLMTYFNEFLDGELRSDVFNNPDKIKEAADIIQKLHLIAQELPFDRFADVKAKIASKYHDLERQLIQEFTAAQRRGEIGRMREVAAVLLHFKGYAHCVDVYIKQCQEGAYARADVFEDTALLCQRVNKQVGEVFCSPETVMAKLIQNIFENKLQTHVRDKLEETRRSDAEQYLKNLYDLYTRTTTLATKLMEFNLGSDKHTFLSKLIKNIFSSHLESYMDMEREYLRTRSSMILQRYYDSKNHQKRPLGTGSIQELKERIRQRTNLPLGPSIDTHGETFLSQEVVVNLLQETRHAFERCHRLSDPSDLPKNAFSIFLLLVEHLCVDHIDYALEIGLSAIPSADAKNANLYFLDVVQQANTIFHLFDKQFNDHLMPLISSSPKLTECLHKKKEVIEQMEVKLDTGIDRTLNCMVGQMKHILATEQKKTDFKPEDENNVMIQYTNACSKVCAYVSKQVEKVRQSMDGKNVDTVLTELGVRFHRLIHEHLQQFSYSSMGGMLAICDVAEYRRCAKDFRVPLVLQLFDTLHALCNLLVVAPDNLKQVCSGEQLTNLDRNLLHAFVQLRADYRSSRLGRHFS